A region from the Salvia splendens isolate huo1 chromosome 15, SspV2, whole genome shotgun sequence genome encodes:
- the LOC121767154 gene encoding uncharacterized protein LOC121767154 produces the protein MSHSLSSFAISLYKFNPESLSRSGRFLLRASSSTAPGIDFSSLESAIAKKDSDGVRVALDQLREVGWAKKWSSQPYISRRTTSLRELTTLGLKNAENLAIPSTRNDAAFLFTVVGSTGFLGILAGQLPGDWGFFVPYLVGSISLVVLAIGSISPGLLQAAIGGFSSFFPDYKERIARHEAAHFLVAYLLGLPILGYSLDIGKENVNLINEKLEKLIYSGQLDAKELDRLAVVAMAGLAAEGLQYDKVVGQSADLFSLQRFINRSKPPLSRDQQQNLTRWAVLFAASLIKNNGALHEALMAAMSKNATVIECIEAIEKAG, from the exons ATGTCCCATTCTCTCTCATCCTTCGCAATCTCTCTCTACAAATTCAATCCGGAATCGCTGTCCAGATCCGGTCGATTTCTACTCCGAGCGTCCTCGTCAACTGCTCCTGGTATCGATTTTTCCTCTCTCGAATCCGCCATTGCTAAG AAAGATAGTGATGGAGTGAGAGTGGCACTTGATCAGTTGAGGGAAGTTGGTTGGGCCAAAAAATGGAGTTCTCAGCCATATATATCGCGTCGTACA ACATCTCTGCGCGAGCTGACAACTTTAGGACTGAAGAATGCGGAAAATCTTGCTATACCTAGCACCAGAAACGAC GCAGCTTTTCTCTTTACTGTCGTTGGCTCAACTGGATTTTTGGGTATTCTTGCTGGCCAGCTTCCTGGG GATTGGGGCTTCTTTGTGCCATACTTGGTCGGGAGCATTTCTTTGGTAGTTCTCGCGATAGGGAGTATCTCACCGGG GCTGCTTCAGGCTGCAATCGGAGGATTTTCTTCATTCTTCCCAGATTACAAGGAGAGGATTGCTAGACATGAAGCAGCTCATTTCTTAG TTGCATACTTACTCGGTCTTCCCATCCTCGGGTATTCTCTGGACATTGGGAAAGAGAATGTCAATCTCATCAACGAGAAGCTTGAAAAGCTCATTTACAGTGGACAGCTCGATGCCAAGGAACTAGACAG GTTGGCCGTAGTAGCAATGGCCGGACTGGCTGCAGAAGGTCTGCAATACGACAAAGTGGTCGGACAGTCAGCTGATCTTTTCTCCCTGCAG AGGTTTATAAACAGGTCTAAGCCACCGCTGAGCCGAGATCAGCAGCAAAACCTCACCCGATGGGCG GTTTTGTTTGCTGCATCATTGATAAAAAACAATGGAGCTCTGCATGAAGCTCTGATGGCAGCAATGTCGAAAAACGCAACAGTTATTGAATGCATTGAAGCAATTGAGAAGGCTGGCTGA